The genomic stretch ACAGTAGTCTGTGAGATAAAATATTCTAATCCATAACTAGAAGTGGTCTGTTCAATGGAAAAAGTGTTCACTGGAGATGTTGTGCATATCTCTAAATGTTTAAACTTGGAGAAAAGTCATACAAGTGAAACAGCTTAATTACTTTTAAAGTTCTATGAAAGAGTTTTGCCTCATAAACTTAACTCAACTTTCAAACTTAGAATAGATCCAATATAGGTGTATTCAGTAGTGCAAAGTAACTAACATATATTTTGATATTAAAAGCAGAGACATTTAAGGGAATAAGTAATGGCAACATTTCACTGTCTTCAAATAACCTTACAAGGAAAATCCAATAATACAGTTGAAATAATTGTGTGAATCATTGTAATGTATTGAGCATTTTTGTTGACtttggttcttttttgtctgcttttcatTCAAATTGGGCTTTCTTAACTATTATGACCATGGCTGGTCGCCACCACAGAGACCTACTTATTTATTCacttaaaaatgacttaaaaaactTATAATACAATTATATTTTGTAgttatttgaatttatttattctctttttcttacatgttttgtttatGTAAAATAGCTACAAATAGCTATCCAGAGCTTTTATTGGTGTGGAAGCTGTctgataacacatttaagtgAAATTATATTTGATTAGATTTAGAAATCTGATTTCGTTTGAGCTAGCATGTATTTTCTGATCCTCAACACATTTTTCCtatcaaaatgacacagatcagtgtcacattttaacagttttagccaaaatatgatttaaaaaaaaaacttgaacgCGTTGTACTGTGGATACCTCGATTCATGCCTTATCCACGTGTTTTCAATCCATGCAGCAGTCCGCCACCCAGTGGACAAAATCCGGAACAACAACATTAAATCCCATCATGCTTTGCTGTACCCGCCGACCCGAAACCTACCAATACGAGGCTAACTGGCGTTAGCAACCGGGAGCGGACATGTTGTACCGACCCTTCCTAGAATAAACATCGCTGTGAGCGGGGAACCGGGAGTTAGGAGGCAGGCTCGGAGCGCGTGGCAATCATGGATGCCGTTAACGCCTTTAACCACGAGGTAAGCTGCGTTCGGGGCTCTCTGAGACCCTGAACGCACCGAGTCTGTCGGTGCTGGTCATGGTGCTGCTGTGCTGCACTGGAGCTAGCCGTGCAGGTCGAACCAGTGGGCCTGCTCGAAGAGCTAGCTAGCTGCACATCTTATGTGGCTTAACCTGAACTGGAGTTGGCGTTTGTGTGGTACACCTGTAGCCAAAGTGGTGTTACTGAAACGAATATGAGGATTTCCTGCTACCTACCAAGCTAACATTGCAATAACTATTCAACGCTGCTTCCACTATCCGCCGTTATGTTAGCCTGTGGGAGTAAGTTATGGTCACTACCGTGTTGATAACAATGCTAATAGCAACATCATGAGCAGACATACAGTGCAGCACGGTATCATCCTGTTATTGTGTCACTGCAAGCTTACAGGTTGAATGTTTATTGTAGCTTTAGTAGCATGCATAGCTTATGTTTGCTGAGAGGATGTCAGGCCAGGCTACTGCATGGCCTGACTACCGAGGGTTTAGACGGAGTCCAGGCAACACACAGGTCAAGTCTTCTAACGGTGTTGAGGTTTCTCTTACTCCTGCATTAAAATTGCCTCTGCTTTGTTCCCCACTGAGACTGAGTGGCCAATACAAACTTGTAATCTTATCGGAAATAGATTTTGCTCacagtaccagatatttataaCTCCCGGACGTGCCGCAGTTTTTGTTGTTCCTTAAAACATATCTTGCAGTTTCAAGTCAGTTTCCTTCCACCACATAAATAGAGAAAGTATCTGTTGCTACTGGATGCGAATCACGTGATGTATATACATCTCAGAATAAGCTTCAGTACCTGCCAAGATGTTTTAAGATGCTCAAAGCACACTGTTAACAATTTCCCCACgtggatcaataaaatatttctgattGCAATACTGTGTCTTGTCTATGTAATGTGAGTTATGTGGCTGTGTGTTTTAGATCCTCACCTCAAAAAATTCAGAATGAGTCACATGTTATCAGACATGAGGAGAGTCTGAAGTTTGGTTTTCAAAGACCATTTTGAGCTGTCTGCTTAGATGAAGAAATTATtagcagaaaatgaaagtgaTAGACTGTCACAGCAATCTCTGTTAGGATATAATAAAACAGCAATCACACAAGATTTTGAAAAAAGTCATCAGCGCATATAATCAGTCACAGTCAGATAACAAGTTGTGGCAATGATAAAAGATGTGATCAGTTGATAATAGATGAAGGAAACAATCACTTGATCGGTTATCGCGATTAAAACTGTTCTATTCATCACATCGAGCTTAGATTATCAGGTTCAGTTCTTCAACTTATTGCAACTAAAACATTTAGTCGTAAAGAGTCTGTCTTGTGAATGTGTCATGTGTAACATGAGAGTCGCGAGCAAaagaaatggcacaaaaatgtTCAACTGTGAAACTCAAGCATTGCCCTCtctttttattaacttttttcCTCCTGTGTCATCACTCAGTCTCACCCATCTGTTGTCCACTTTGTTTAGTTATTCTCATTGATGGACTCCAAGCCCCCAATATCTCGGGCAAAGATGATCTCCATCACCAAATCAGCCATCAAAGCTATGAAAGTAAGGATCAGCTTGGCATTAGAAAGTTACTTGAATATTTGTTGTTTGATATTTCTTATGTTTTGAACTCGAATCTATATAATAATGGCTTATATGCTTCTATGTTTCTCAGCTCTACAAACATGTGGTCCAGATTGTGGAAAAGTTTATCAAAAAGGTCagccaaagttgtttaaattcAATAATGAACCACTTCATCTTTGCTAAACATGAATGAACTTAAgctgttttctcttcttttttccccagtgTAAGCCTGAGTATAAGGTAGCAGGCTTGTATGTGGTGGATTCCATTGTTAGACAGTCCAGACACCAGTTTGGACCAGATAAGGATGTGTTTGGTCCAAGGTTCACCAAAAACATAACAGGAACTTTTGAGAACCTCTGCCTTTGCCCTGTGGAGGACAGGGTAAGGGAATGTAATAGTGATACATATTAGCTAGAGTATAATAAACTAATTATCGTCCTTCTAATGATAAATCCTTTGATAAATTCCTTGTTTCCATGTTTAGAGTAAGATCGTGCGTGTCTTGAACCTGTGGCAGAAGAATGGGGTATTTAAGATTGAGGTTATTCAGCCCCTCTTGGACATGGCCGCTGGCTCTAGCAGCGGTGCTGCACCCTATGCAGGCACAGATGAGCCAGGTAATTTGTGTGATTGTGCACATAAGTATGTACGGATTCTTTGACAGCCatgatgttgtttttaaatatgattCTACAATCGTTTTTGTTGCCGTAAACTTCATCAGCTCAACTTAATACTTCTAACTGTTGTGCATAATTCTTTTTTTCGAACAAGTTGTTGCATTCCCTGGTGAAAATAATgtacatgaagaaaaacaaaaatatatgtgagcttttttttttgtatttattacaaGAAGTGATGTAGTAATGTTGCATTAATGCAGCAATTAATGAATCTGGCATTTAAAATCGTCTATGTGCTGTACACACGTGTTCTTGCTGTGTTTCTTCACTCAGGTTCTTCACCCCCTCCAGCCAAAGAGCCAGTTACTGTGGTAACGGCAAACTCCACAATGACATCTGCTGCTCAGCTGCATAACTCTGATGCCTTTGCTGCTGTGGCACAGCTCTTCCAGTCCTCACAGGgtcagcaggtgtgtgtgtactaATACAAAGTGGCATTAGCTTTGGcttcattcatttgttttgtattgttctCATCACTTCCGCATTTCCCCGGCCTTCACTCCTGACTATTCTTTCACTCTTCGGCATTTAGCTGCAGCAGATGCTTCAGAACTTTCAGCAGCATCCAGTGAAGCCTGACGCCAACACTCAGCCTCCTCTCCATACTCTCCAAACACAAGCCCAAAACATATCCACTGGCCTGGGCATGGTTGCTCCACAACCTCCACTGCCCTCCCAGCCCATCCAACCTACCCAGCAGAAAACAGCCTTTGACAAGGTGACGGTGGGTTTTTGTATTTGCACATGCTATCAACAGCTAAATGTAATTCTGAAGCACTGTTGAGACGTTTTATGGCACAGTGCTTGGAGCATGTTACAGTGAAGGGGAAATCAAGACTGTATAAGCTCTGCAAtggtaaaaatgtcattgtgtaTTCTCAAATTCATCATATATCTCTTTTAGAAATTGCTGGACCGTTTTGACTATGATGATGAACCAGAAGTTGGAGAAGAAACAAAGAAGGATGAAATCACTCCACAGCCCTCCTTGTAAGCCCTGGATTCATTACATGTACTATAGCGTGTCTGTGATGCCACGAATCAGGATGCTTTGATTgatttttctgaaatgaaagctGTGAAGCTGatgtattattatcattacagTATGCAGCAGCCTCCAGCCTTCCCACCACACATGGAGCACTTTAAACCTCAGATGATGAACATGTCGCAAGACCTCTCACAACAGGTAGTAAGAAATGCATCTTTTGTTGCAAAAGAGCTCCTCTTTATTGAAGTCTATCCATCTAAGTATTTGATTTTTgccttcttttttaaaacaagaacaaaaatattataaCATGTTCTTCAACTGTATGGCTACATGTTACATATTCAATCTACAGAATAGTATATATTCTTTATTTGTGGAAGGCAATCCCTCtctcttaaaaacaaaatcttaaaatatggtaaaaaatcTAGGCACGAATCTGTCTGATAAAATGATGCGAGGAACCCTGTTGTGTTTGCACAATGTTTCTTACAGGTTTCCATCCCTCCTAATGGTCAACTCCAGGTCTGTGGTTTACCACCAGGACAAAGCTTCCCAGTTACAATGCCTCCTATGGGGCATGCTCTGCCAGGGCAGCCTCTCCCTGGTTCTGGTGGGCCTCCAGGCTTCCCAGGGTTATATCCTCCCCACAATGCAGCCCAACAACAACAGGTAGACTTACCAATATCAAGGATATGTAAAATAGTGACACCTAACAAACCATTCTCAGggaaaatgaagttaattaagTACATTTCTATGCATCATATTTTTTTGCACACTACCACGGCAAGATTTTGGCAATCTGCTGTCTGATCATATAAAATGTCTTGTAATCAAGGATGTAATGCTGTAGGTCTGATTTCTTGTGACATATCATAATATGACTTCTCCGTATCGAATCAGGATTTGTCCATGGATATGGATCATTCTTCTATGAGGGATGGCAGACATGGTCAAAGGTCACACTCAGGCTCCAGGTAAGCATTTGAAATGGGATTCGATGTTGTAAACTAGTCTTTCATATCTGAGTCCACATTTTTGGACATGGTATGATCccaaatgtcttttttccagATCTCCAAAGCGGAGGAGATCACGGTCTAATTCCCGTACACGACGATCCAGGCACAGGCGATCCCGCTCACGCTCCAGAGACCGACGTCATCGTTCCCCTCGCTCTCGCTCGCAGGAccgcagggagagagagaaggagagagagcgaCGGCAGAAAGGCCTCCCGCCACCCAAGAACGAGACACTAAGCAGTGAGTCATAATCTATTTATGGTTACATTTATTTAAGCAGATACATGTTAAAGGTTGAAATGATCTGTTAGGTGTGCACATTATgttttttagtagtttcatcatTAAGATTATAATTTCAACGGTATCATTTAGCTTACAAAATAATTGTCCATCCTTTGAATCATGTATTtttgaatttatatttttttccttttcagtttGCAGCACAACTCTGTGGGTGGGCCAGTTGGACAAGAGAACACAACAGCAAGATGTTGCCTCTTTACTCGAGGAGTTTGGTCAGATAGAGTCCATCAATGTAAGTGGACTCTTATAGATGAGTTGCATTGATCCAAGTGGGACCTCATCCTGTAACCATGAcatttgcattttctcaaatgttttgtgtttattggtTACCTTATAGtaagtttgtttttatatatcgTGTGTTGTAATGTAAGCTATTGCACAAATGGCTCTTaacttctgttttgtttatatttggtattttagtaaaaaactgattaaaaaagatAAACTGTTAGAACCGATCTCTTGCCATGACATTGGGTACATGCTTAATTAAATGATAATCCAAATCTTCTTATTTTTTACCTTGTTctcctctcatttaaagatgaTCCCTCCACGTGGATGTGCCTATATTGTCATGATACATAGGCAGGATGCCTACAGGGCTCTACAGAAGCTTAGTAGAGGATCATACAAAGTTAACCAGAAAGCCATCAAGGTTAGTGACCAACATATATTACTGTTTAGTAAATGACTAATAACTAGAAATTTACTGACCAAatcaagatatttttttcttttttcttgccaGATTGCTTGGGCTTTGAACAAGGGCATCAAGCCTGAGTTTAAACAGTACTGGGATGTGGAGCTGGGTGTTACCTACATACCCTGGTCTAAAATTAAAGAGGACCAATTGGAGGAGCTAAAAGAAGGAGGCATACTGGATGTAGATACCTTATCACCAGGTAAAGATGCTTTCAAACATACCAACAAATTAAGATTAAACCCAACCACGCATAGTTAATGTGGGAACTCCTGTTAGTCACACACAAAACGGTATCTTCTTTCTCAGAAAAGTCACCATACCCTATCTGGCAAATCAAATGCTGAATTTAGCAAGTCAGACCTTGCCTCTGCTTTATGGATTGTGAATCTTATTGAAATGTCTGTCTTTGCCAGAGTGGAGTGGAGCAAGAAAGACACTTGACCTCGCAGAGGAACTTACCCACAACGGCCGTTCAGAGCAACAGCAGCCTGAAGAGACACAAGTATTACCTGTCGttcctgcagctgctcctcctGTGCAGGTAAACAACAGCTGCAAGATGTTATCAGTATTTTAGTCTTTAAGAATTAAAGATATGTCGATTGAtctctattaaaaaaagaaaatgtttgtatAGCCGATTCTGAAACTTGTTTTGATGAGATTTCTGTGCCTGCTGTTCTTTTACACAAGTGTTcaattaaatatatttgtttatgGAACTCCATCAGAGGGAAAAGTTTGGAGGCAGCATTTGGAATAATATGACAGACTGATATGCCACCTGGTCCATAGATGAAATATCTCAGCTTTTTGTTATAGTTGTTTACAGATATCTTGTGACTGACACTAagagtcatttaaaaaataaccttCTAATTTGACATCTATAGTAAATTTATATAAATGTTCTCAGGTTCCTCCAATGCAGCAGCCCATGGTTggcgtgggttctctccagcCTCCTGTCTTCCCTGGTCCCATAGGCATGCCTCCGCCTTCCTTCCCCCCAGGTGTCCCCCCTCCTCCTTTCATCAGAACTGGCTTCAACCCCATGCAGATGCCTCCAGGTAGCACCTCCTACAGCTGTCATCTGGCTTTTACTCAGTCTCTTTTTGGCTTGATTTATACTCCTATGTTGAATCAATGAAGAAAATACATTGTAGCCTATGCAAGAGGCTTACGTCATTGTCCGCGTTAATACTTGTGTGCTGGTTTATGTGCTCTGCAATCACAGCAATACAACACTAGTTAGTGATGGAGTTTGTATGCCTCTGCGTTGAGTTTCTTATTGTGCTTTAAGTAATGACAGCTGAAATGGAACAGACGATGTTGCAGTTggagaaaataaatattgaacTGTTACTTTTACCACAGTTTGTAATGCACGAAGGAGAGAAGAGGCCAGGATCCATATATGTAGAGTCCACACATGGACTGATACATCTatgaaactgagaaaacaaCATATAACTATCCCTTTGCGTTAGCACAATAAGCAAGCCAGatgtttattcagtgtttttcttgttgtaagAATGTAAGAAACttcatgaaaacatttacacaacacacTACAGAACCATTGTTCTCTCAGATTTATCCCTGAAAATGTCTACAGGCGTACATACATTTCATGCAAATGTGTTTTATCACTTCAGTTGTGGTGTTGTTTCTTCAGAGGGTTCTTGCCCTGCAGCCTAGGCCATTGATGGTTTTCAtacaaatctaaataaaatgaacataacagagaaatgcatgttttttttatgtttaatcaaCCTGTTGTGAAAACACCCTAACTCCTTTCACCTCTCTTCCATCAGGCTTTCCTCCTCCAGGGGCTATGCCCCTCGGTCCCCCACCTTCTTCTAAAGGTGGAGTTGAGGACCCACCTCTCGACCCAGCAGGTCTGGGCAACAGGAAAAATGACGAGGTCTTTGAGAGTCCCAGCATCTTTAACAACCAGATGGGACCTATGGGTCAGTCTGTGTTTCTTTATTCACTTTTCACCAGTAGTGTGTCCAGTGAACTTTGGGGAATCTCATCAATTACATAACAGCCACAAATAATTAATTCTATATAACATTATATGCTTGTTAAACAGATATAGTACAGATAATGCTTAGTTTGTAATTATCCACTGATAATACAGTACCAAGCATTTTATAGTTAGTGCTTCTCGAATGTTAGCATGCATTGCTTATTGAATATGTTGGCTCATGTCCAGAGTTATGAAAATTGAGTCAAAATTAAAgctgtttgttgtatttttttcctcatcaggTAACCAGGTAGGTGGACCTCCAGGTGCTCTTCCAGGTGGGCATCCAGGGAACATCCAAGGACCTGCTGGTGGTCTGCTTGGTGCACGGCCAGGTATAATCCCACTCCAACGTCCTCCTGTTCCCCCACCACACATGCAGCGTTTCCCTCCACCACATGGGCCACGACCACCTCATCCCAGCATGCCTCCGATGCCCCCACAGATGATACCCAGGGGGCCACACCCTCAGATAATACACCATGATCCACCTCTCCCTAAAGCAGGCTTTGGAATGCCTCCTCCACACAACATGAGAGCTCCCTTCCCTCACGGCCATGGCCCTCCTCCTCcaggtcctcctcctccttttatCAGACCAGGGGGTCCTCGTGGCCTGGAGACACCGGAAGAAATGGATGGCAGATCATTCAGGGGAGACAGGCCTGGATTCAGGGACCGAGAGCTAGAAAGAGATCGAGACTGGGATCGGGACAGGGATAGGGATAGGGAGAGGGACCGAGGTTTTGGAGTTGGAAGACGTCCATTTGGCgatggagggaggggagggggtggTGATAAAATGGATGGGAGGGACAGGCTTGGAGGCTGGCAGGAAGATGGAGGCGATCACCGTGGAGGAGGAtgggacagagacagagacagagatcGAGACAGAGACCGCGACCGTGATCGGGACAGAGACCGAGACAGACGGGACTGGAGGGAGAGGCGAAGCAGCCTCGATAGTGACAGGGAACGAGGGAGAGGTGATGATGGGGAGAGGGAGCGAGGGAGGGCAGAGGGAGGAGAAAGGGGAAGGGGAGAGGGAGGCAGTCGTGAAAGAGGCAGAGGAGTTGAAGGAAAAGGGGATAGGCCGAGGCGGTCAGAGCGGCGGGAGAGGGTCACACGGTGGGACAAGGACGATCGATTGGCTGAACTGGAAAGCATGGACAGATTTCGGACCTCTAACAGCACAGAGCAGCCTCGTGTGACTCCCGCGGGTACCATAGAAACCAATAAAGAACCAGGTGAGGAAGCCTCTGAAAAGAAGGCTGAATCTGAACTTTTAGCTCCACCCCCAGGGGGAACTACTGCTGCAGAAAATCCGGAGCCCTCCGAGCCTTTACCTCCTGCTCAAAGTGAGACCACAGAAGCAAAAGAGGAGGCAGCATCATAGACTGCTCCTTTAGCCAGAGACTGCAGTGAATCACTgaaagattaaagaaaaaaaaggtgtttttcaCCATGACAGACAGTCTGAGCTCTTGGCAGATGAATTCCAACTAGTCACAGTTTCTCAGTTGGCAGTTGACAGTTTCTGGGCAGTAGCGCATTTCTTGAAAACAAACCGATCTCCCACACATGTTGTCAAACTTATTAAAATGGATGTGTTCAGGCTGCACGGGTTATGATAAAATTGGCATCTGTGTCTCGAAAATCAGTTTGGAAAAAATGGCTGTAGTTGAATTTTGGCTGTTGACTGTagtttttctccttctcttaaGTTGTAAGAATGAGCAGAGTGTTTGCATGTTAACTTAactctgtccattttttgtttgtgagcagACATCGGAAACAAATGATTTGTAttacaaatttatt from Amphiprion ocellaris isolate individual 3 ecotype Okinawa chromosome 14, ASM2253959v1, whole genome shotgun sequence encodes the following:
- the scaf4a gene encoding SR-related and CTD-associated factor 4 isoform X1 produces the protein MDAVNAFNHELFSLMDSKPPISRAKMISITKSAIKAMKLYKHVVQIVEKFIKKCKPEYKVAGLYVVDSIVRQSRHQFGPDKDVFGPRFTKNITGTFENLCLCPVEDRSKIVRVLNLWQKNGVFKIEVIQPLLDMAAGSSSGAAPYAGTDEPGSSPPPAKEPVTVVTANSTMTSAAQLHNSDAFAAVAQLFQSSQGQQLQQMLQNFQQHPVKPDANTQPPLHTLQTQAQNISTGLGMVAPQPPLPSQPIQPTQQKTAFDKVTKLLDRFDYDDEPEVGEETKKDEITPQPSFMQQPPAFPPHMEHFKPQMMNMSQDLSQQVSIPPNGQLQVCGLPPGQSFPVTMPPMGHALPGQPLPGSGGPPGFPGLYPPHNAAQQQQDLSMDMDHSSMRDGRHGQRSHSGSRSPKRRRSRSNSRTRRSRHRRSRSRSRDRRHRSPRSRSQDRREREKERERRQKGLPPPKNETLSICSTTLWVGQLDKRTQQQDVASLLEEFGQIESINMIPPRGCAYIVMIHRQDAYRALQKLSRGSYKVNQKAIKIAWALNKGIKPEFKQYWDVELGVTYIPWSKIKEDQLEELKEGGILDVDTLSPEWSGARKTLDLAEELTHNGRSEQQQPEETQVLPVVPAAAPPVQVPPMQQPMVGVGSLQPPVFPGPIGMPPPSFPPGVPPPPFIRTGFNPMQMPPGFPPPGAMPLGPPPSSKGGVEDPPLDPAGLGNRKNDEVFESPSIFNNQMGPMGNQVGGPPGALPGGHPGNIQGPAGGLLGARPGIIPLQRPPVPPPHMQRFPPPHGPRPPHPSMPPMPPQMIPRGPHPQIIHHDPPLPKAGFGMPPPHNMRAPFPHGHGPPPPGPPPPFIRPGGPRGLETPEEMDGRSFRGDRPGFRDRELERDRDWDRDRDRDRERDRGFGVGRRPFGDGGRGGGGDKMDGRDRLGGWQEDGGDHRGGGWDRDRDRDRDRDRDRDRDRDRDRRDWRERRSSLDSDRERGRGDDGERERGRAEGGERGRGEGGSRERGRGVEGKGDRPRRSERRERVTRWDKDDRLAELESMDRFRTSNSTEQPRVTPAGTIETNKEPGEEASEKKAESELLAPPPGGTTAAENPEPSEPLPPAQSETTEAKEEAAS
- the scaf4a gene encoding SR-related and CTD-associated factor 4 isoform X2 — protein: MDAVNAFNHELFSLMDSKPPISRAKMISITKSAIKAMKLYKHVVQIVEKFIKKCKPEYKVAGLYVVDSIVRQSRHQFGPDKDVFGPRFTKNITGTFENLCLCPVEDRSKIVRVLNLWQKNGVFKIEVIQPLLDMAAGSSSGAAPYAGTDEPGSSPPPAKEPVTVVTANSTMTSAAQLHNSDAFAAVAQLFQSSQGQQLQQMLQNFQQHPVKPDANTQPPLHTLQTQAQNISTGLGMVAPQPPLPSQPIQPTQQKTAFDKKLLDRFDYDDEPEVGEETKKDEITPQPSFMQQPPAFPPHMEHFKPQMMNMSQDLSQQVSIPPNGQLQVCGLPPGQSFPVTMPPMGHALPGQPLPGSGGPPGFPGLYPPHNAAQQQQDLSMDMDHSSMRDGRHGQRSHSGSRSPKRRRSRSNSRTRRSRHRRSRSRSRDRRHRSPRSRSQDRREREKERERRQKGLPPPKNETLSICSTTLWVGQLDKRTQQQDVASLLEEFGQIESINMIPPRGCAYIVMIHRQDAYRALQKLSRGSYKVNQKAIKIAWALNKGIKPEFKQYWDVELGVTYIPWSKIKEDQLEELKEGGILDVDTLSPEWSGARKTLDLAEELTHNGRSEQQQPEETQVLPVVPAAAPPVQVPPMQQPMVGVGSLQPPVFPGPIGMPPPSFPPGVPPPPFIRTGFNPMQMPPGFPPPGAMPLGPPPSSKGGVEDPPLDPAGLGNRKNDEVFESPSIFNNQMGPMGNQVGGPPGALPGGHPGNIQGPAGGLLGARPGIIPLQRPPVPPPHMQRFPPPHGPRPPHPSMPPMPPQMIPRGPHPQIIHHDPPLPKAGFGMPPPHNMRAPFPHGHGPPPPGPPPPFIRPGGPRGLETPEEMDGRSFRGDRPGFRDRELERDRDWDRDRDRDRERDRGFGVGRRPFGDGGRGGGGDKMDGRDRLGGWQEDGGDHRGGGWDRDRDRDRDRDRDRDRDRDRDRRDWRERRSSLDSDRERGRGDDGERERGRAEGGERGRGEGGSRERGRGVEGKGDRPRRSERRERVTRWDKDDRLAELESMDRFRTSNSTEQPRVTPAGTIETNKEPGEEASEKKAESELLAPPPGGTTAAENPEPSEPLPPAQSETTEAKEEAAS